One part of the Nostoc sp. PCC 7120 = FACHB-418 genome encodes these proteins:
- the hisH gene encoding imidazole glycerol phosphate synthase subunit HisH encodes MPVVAVIDYEMGNLHSVCKGLEKAGATPIITHCHQELTKADAVILPGVGAFDPAVQSLRSRDLEQPIKDTIASGKPFLGICLGLQILFESSAEGNQPGLGIIKGKVRRFVWEPGITIPHMGWNQLELTQPKSILWEHLPPQPWVYFVHSYYVDPFEPQVRAATVTHGTQTVTAAIAHENLMAVQFHPEKSSNIGLQILSNFVSQVREKIAA; translated from the coding sequence ATGCCAGTTGTTGCTGTTATAGATTATGAGATGGGAAATTTGCATTCTGTTTGCAAAGGATTAGAAAAAGCGGGGGCGACTCCTATAATTACTCATTGTCATCAGGAATTAACCAAGGCTGATGCAGTCATATTGCCGGGAGTGGGAGCATTTGACCCAGCAGTACAGAGCTTGCGATCGCGTGATTTAGAACAACCAATTAAAGATACAATCGCTTCTGGTAAACCCTTCTTAGGTATCTGTTTAGGGCTGCAAATTCTTTTTGAATCGAGTGCGGAAGGTAATCAACCAGGACTAGGAATTATCAAGGGAAAAGTGCGGCGGTTTGTTTGGGAACCAGGAATTACAATTCCTCACATGGGTTGGAATCAGTTGGAATTAACCCAACCAAAAAGCATTTTGTGGGAGCATTTGCCACCCCAACCTTGGGTATATTTTGTGCATTCCTACTATGTTGACCCATTTGAACCTCAAGTTCGTGCTGCAACTGTTACTCACGGTACGCAAACCGTCACGGCAGCCATTGCCCATGAAAACCTGATGGCAGTACAATTTCACCCAGAAAAATCGTCAAATATTGGGCTGCAAATCCTGTCTAATTTTGTCTCTCAAGTACGGGAAAAAATAGCAGCATAA
- a CDS encoding DUF3370 domain-containing protein, translating into MFSLLLSLLVAQSAPTAPPPEEVVQPQEVRALPGRLDAIPTFNSNSPELVLREGILLSTFPPAGKKVPSAHLNYPFRGRFDVFAHHIARAEPPEDLRSLYLGILLHNPTSQQVKVDVLQGASYLSQPDAPFIELPSLVENNLGNVFAGPGSRAMADVLRGLRQDIFPAQIVIPPGQSRMLLNQPIPVRELTPPLNGRSTLARLRTNGTVYAASLAMFARTNADGSERSPTLEEWQTLLENSDVSGPRDKTPTPLEATGKPRIYGRVAGVARGSYWRSFIVDSPKARNLTIPQPGQAFSYALSTLHGGTLGTGQIQSAPMLVRYPDTAYRAHGNYAIQYSLKLPLYNNTAKAQTVKVSVQTPIKEDRLTKQGLRFFTTPARQTFFRGSVRIRYRNDQGQQQTRLVHLVQKRGQPGEALATLNMKKGDRRLVEVDFLYPPDASPPQVLTVGTVANP; encoded by the coding sequence ATGTTCTCTTTATTACTAAGTCTTTTAGTGGCTCAATCTGCTCCTACTGCACCACCGCCTGAAGAAGTTGTACAACCTCAAGAAGTCCGTGCATTACCAGGACGCTTGGATGCAATCCCTACATTTAATAGCAATAGTCCAGAATTAGTTTTAAGAGAAGGAATTTTACTTTCCACTTTTCCCCCGGCAGGCAAAAAAGTACCGTCAGCCCATTTGAATTATCCTTTTCGTGGGCGATTTGATGTGTTTGCTCACCACATTGCTAGGGCGGAACCACCGGAAGATTTACGCTCCTTGTATTTAGGAATACTCCTGCATAACCCGACATCCCAACAGGTGAAGGTGGATGTTTTACAAGGGGCGAGTTATTTAAGTCAACCGGATGCACCGTTTATTGAGTTGCCATCTTTGGTTGAGAATAATTTAGGTAACGTATTTGCTGGCCCTGGTAGTCGCGCTATGGCTGATGTTTTAAGAGGACTGCGACAAGATATTTTCCCGGCTCAAATTGTCATACCACCAGGGCAAAGTCGAATGCTCTTGAACCAACCTATACCTGTGCGAGAATTAACACCACCTTTAAATGGTCGCTCGACTTTGGCAAGACTACGGACTAATGGTACAGTCTATGCAGCTAGTTTGGCTATGTTTGCTCGTACCAATGCTGATGGTAGTGAACGATCGCCTACCTTGGAAGAATGGCAAACTTTACTAGAAAATAGTGATGTGTCCGGGCCACGGGATAAAACTCCCACACCATTAGAAGCAACTGGTAAACCCAGAATTTATGGTCGTGTCGCTGGGGTGGCGCGCGGTTCTTATTGGCGATCGTTTATAGTAGATAGTCCCAAAGCCAGGAATTTAACTATTCCCCAACCAGGACAGGCTTTTTCTTATGCTTTGAGTACTCTACATGGTGGTACTTTAGGGACTGGTCAAATTCAGAGTGCGCCGATGTTAGTACGTTATCCAGATACGGCTTATCGCGCTCATGGTAATTACGCTATTCAATATAGTTTAAAGTTGCCCTTGTATAACAATACTGCCAAGGCGCAAACTGTGAAGGTATCTGTGCAAACTCCCATTAAGGAAGACCGTTTAACTAAACAAGGTCTGCGCTTTTTTACTACACCCGCGCGTCAAACATTCTTCCGGGGGAGTGTGCGGATACGTTACCGAAATGATCAAGGACAGCAGCAAACTCGGCTGGTACATTTAGTTCAGAAGCGGGGTCAACCGGGGGAAGCATTAGCTACATTGAACATGAAAAAAGGCGATCGCCGTTTGGTAGAGGTAGACTTTCTCTATCCCCCCGATGCTTCACCACCACAAGTATTAACAGTTGGGACTGTGGCTAATCCTTAA
- a CDS encoding ROK family protein, whose product MVEDNGSIRTLSVDIGGSGVKALVLDITGNPVTERARVDTPQPATPEVVINAIMVLAAAQGEFHRVSVGFPGVVRAGVTETAVNLDSDWIGFDLETALSQRLHKPVRVINDADMQGFGAIKGKGVELVITLGTGFGSALFVDGKLVPNMEMGHHPFRKGETYEEQLGRATLDKIGQKKWNRRLEKAIASLQRLFNYDYLYIGGGEAVRVNFQLPLNVKLIPNISGLLGGIALWRDEKTL is encoded by the coding sequence ATGGTGGAAGATAACGGCTCAATTCGCACTTTATCGGTTGATATTGGTGGTAGTGGTGTTAAAGCTTTAGTGTTGGATATTACGGGAAATCCTGTAACAGAAAGGGCGCGTGTTGATACACCCCAACCTGCAACACCAGAGGTTGTCATTAATGCAATTATGGTGTTAGCTGCTGCTCAAGGTGAATTTCACCGGGTTTCTGTGGGTTTTCCTGGTGTGGTGCGTGCTGGTGTCACCGAAACGGCAGTTAACTTAGACTCGGATTGGATTGGATTTGATTTAGAAACGGCGCTGTCGCAACGGTTACATAAACCTGTACGGGTGATTAATGATGCAGATATGCAGGGTTTTGGTGCAATCAAAGGTAAGGGTGTAGAGTTGGTAATTACCTTGGGAACGGGGTTTGGTTCCGCGTTGTTTGTCGATGGTAAATTAGTGCCGAATATGGAAATGGGACATCATCCCTTTCGCAAAGGGGAAACTTACGAAGAACAACTAGGAAGAGCAACTTTAGATAAGATTGGTCAGAAGAAATGGAATCGCCGTTTAGAAAAAGCGATCGCCTCCCTACAACGACTATTCAACTATGATTACCTTTATATCGGTGGTGGTGAAGCCGTAAGAGTAAATTTTCAGCTACCTTTAAATGTCAAACTCATTCCGAATATTAGTGGTTTGTTAGGTGGTATCGCTTTGTGGCGAGATGAAAAAACACTATAG
- a CDS encoding TIGR02452 family protein has protein sequence MRRIAIAENTLKILNIGNYICADGNQVYISQELEYCLYLTKCYSPENLAKIETKVLNSLPRFSATEFAVRNETTLIGAERIVKSEKFQQVGVLNFASAKNPGGGFIRGAQAQEESLARSSALYKSLLKCPEYYNFHRHERSLLYSDWMIYSPSCPVFKNDDGELLAQPYVVDFITSPAPNAGMIQKNQPHLSVKIPQVLMNRTSKLLSLASNQGCDALVLGAWGCGVFRNDPAIVSQIFADLLLPGGQFWGRFKSVIFSVLDNSKQQAIFTEFDRRFS, from the coding sequence ATGAGACGAATTGCGATCGCCGAAAATACCTTAAAAATTCTTAACATAGGTAACTACATTTGTGCTGATGGCAATCAAGTTTATATCAGCCAAGAATTGGAATATTGTTTGTATTTAACAAAGTGCTACAGCCCCGAAAATTTGGCAAAGATTGAAACTAAGGTGCTGAATAGCCTTCCTCGTTTTTCAGCAACTGAATTTGCAGTCAGGAATGAGACAACATTAATAGGAGCCGAACGCATAGTCAAAAGTGAAAAATTTCAACAAGTTGGTGTTTTGAATTTTGCTTCTGCGAAAAACCCAGGAGGTGGATTTATCAGAGGGGCGCAGGCTCAGGAAGAAAGTTTAGCCAGAAGTTCAGCGCTTTACAAAAGCCTGTTGAAATGTCCTGAATATTATAATTTTCATCGCCATGAGCGATCGCTTTTGTACTCAGATTGGATGATTTATTCTCCCAGTTGTCCAGTCTTCAAAAACGATGATGGTGAACTATTAGCACAGCCCTATGTTGTAGATTTCATCACCAGTCCAGCACCAAATGCAGGCATGATTCAAAAAAATCAACCGCACCTCAGCGTTAAAATACCCCAAGTGCTTATGAATCGAACATCAAAGCTGTTGAGTTTGGCAAGCAACCAAGGCTGCGATGCTTTGGTTTTAGGTGCTTGGGGATGTGGAGTCTTTAGAAATGACCCAGCGATAGTTTCCCAAATATTTGCAGATTTATTATTACCAGGTGGTCAATTTTGGGGCAGATTTAAAAGTGTAATTTTTTCCGTCCTTGACAATAGTAAACAACAAGCTATTTTTACAGAGTTTGACAGGAGATTTTCTTGA
- a CDS encoding creatininase family protein: protein MHSFIPPERFFAYLTWKEIEEMPNKENVVIIQPVGAIEQHGLHLPLIVDAAIGVGVLGKALSKLDASIPAYALPTLYYGKSNEHWHFPGTITLSTETLTATIMEVAESIYRAGFRKLVLMNSHGGQPQVMQMVARDLHVKYGDFAVFPLFTWRVPHITKELLSPKEAIQGMHAGDAETSIMLAILPDQVQLDKAVAEYPPEKPEGSLLSWEGRLPVAWVTKDISKSGVIGDATTATKEKGDRILESVSDGWVEVIKEIYAFR, encoded by the coding sequence ATGCACAGTTTCATTCCCCCAGAACGGTTTTTCGCCTACCTCACCTGGAAAGAAATTGAGGAAATGCCAAATAAGGAGAATGTCGTTATCATCCAGCCAGTAGGGGCAATTGAACAGCATGGACTCCATCTACCATTGATTGTTGATGCTGCCATTGGTGTGGGGGTTTTGGGGAAAGCTTTATCTAAACTTGATGCTAGCATTCCAGCTTATGCTTTACCCACTCTTTATTATGGTAAATCCAATGAACACTGGCATTTTCCGGGAACGATTACCCTGAGTACAGAAACGCTGACAGCGACAATTATGGAAGTGGCAGAAAGCATTTACCGCGCTGGGTTTAGAAAGTTGGTGTTAATGAACTCCCACGGAGGACAACCCCAAGTTATGCAAATGGTGGCGCGAGATCTGCACGTAAAGTATGGTGATTTTGCAGTTTTTCCTTTGTTTACTTGGCGTGTACCCCACATTACTAAAGAATTATTATCACCTAAGGAAGCAATACAAGGAATGCACGCGGGAGATGCGGAAACTAGTATTATGCTGGCGATTTTGCCAGATCAGGTGCAACTAGATAAAGCCGTGGCAGAATATCCCCCAGAAAAACCTGAAGGTAGCCTATTAAGTTGGGAAGGTAGATTACCTGTGGCTTGGGTAACAAAAGATATTAGTAAAAGTGGTGTGATTGGCGATGCGACAACTGCAACCAAAGAAAAAGGCGATCGCATTTTAGAATCCGTTTCTGATGGTTGGGTAGAAGTCATCAAAGAAATTTACGCCTTTCGCTAA
- a CDS encoding 2TM domain-containing protein, whose amino-acid sequence MTAFEPNSLRSYSQEDVQRILQLAIARQADDQDKDFSYEQLLEIATELEISPEALKLAEIDWRSQHHELSQKQAFNTYRMTKFKKRLGNYAIVNGFLLLVDFVGGGTVTWSLYLLLFCGLAVGLDVWNTFQTKGEEYEMAFQRWNRKHQIKQTINSFVNKCFKALQA is encoded by the coding sequence ATGACGGCATTTGAACCAAATAGTCTCCGTTCTTATAGCCAAGAAGATGTACAGCGAATTTTACAGCTGGCGATCGCCCGGCAAGCTGATGACCAAGATAAAGATTTTAGTTATGAGCAATTGTTAGAGATTGCTACTGAGTTAGAAATCTCACCAGAAGCTCTCAAGTTAGCGGAAATAGATTGGCGATCGCAACACCACGAATTAAGTCAAAAACAAGCTTTTAATACTTACCGCATGACAAAGTTTAAAAAGCGCCTTGGTAATTATGCGATCGTCAATGGCTTTTTACTGTTGGTGGATTTTGTCGGTGGTGGAACGGTTACTTGGTCGTTATACTTGCTACTGTTTTGTGGTTTGGCAGTAGGGTTGGATGTGTGGAATACGTTTCAAACTAAAGGCGAAGAGTATGAAATGGCTTTCCAGCGCTGGAATCGCAAACATCAAATTAAACAAACCATCAACAGCTTTGTGAATAAGTGCTTTAAAGCGTTACAAGCTTAA